The genomic region TCagtgtgtttgcttttttgaaaCCTGCTACTTGCATTTCagattttctcttaattttgcaCTGATGCACTGGTTTTTAGTGGCATACTGTTTCATCTCCAGGATGCTCCTGAATTAAGTACTTGATAAAAACATCAAGCCGTCAGATCTAGGTGCTTGTATTTTATAACTATTTTCaaatcctctctctttttttatttatttgttctgcaCCCAATTCTTATCACAGggttcaataataataataaagtatattttcctACAAAATTTCCATAATAATTGGCTTTAGATTATGAAAATGAGTCTAGATTGATATAAGTTGTGCCAGTGGGTCCTATAATGAGTTCTTGATGAtgttcctccttttccttttgtctctttGAATATACTTCCCAGGTATTTTGTCTCATTCCATTTCTTTACCAATACTTTCACTGATGGTTCCATTCAATGGTTGAAGGTGAGGAAAGTACTAGTATTAGGACAGAGATGCATCTCAGGGAAGTGAAGCATCCAGAAGGATTGTGTCCAGATGGTTTTTGTCAGTCCCTAATGTGTGTGATTTCAGCATTTCTTCCTCGTGAGACCATCACCTTCAGGgatcatggaaaagaaaatacctGTCAAGTACAGCCAGTTGTCTCTGAAGGGTGCTAACTAGAAACTTGTAATTGTTTCCAGTAATTAACAGCTGAGAGAAAAGTTTCCAGAAATGTTCTCAGCTCCCAGGCCTGCACTCCCATCGCTGCTGCAGATGAAATGATAATTGCAGTTTtgacaggaggggaggggaggacagcGTCTCAAAGCCATTTATCAGGATCTGGCTGCCTCCCTCCCACACACATCCTGGGTATAATGACCATCCCACCAAGCCCTTGTCCTGCCAGCTGGAAGGTATGTTCGTTGTACTTTCGTCTGAGCAGCAGAGTCTGTGAGAGAAAGGCATATCAAGATTCTGGGTAAGTGATCAGATCAGAATCAGACACCAACACCAATTTGTTGACATTCTAAGAAATCTAGTATGTCAGTTTATGAAAGTCACAAGAATACATGCTTTACAAGTGCTAAATTTTGCCTCTGTGTCTTGTATGTAATGTCAATTGCAAATATTAATTCATTGCTAATTTATTCACAGGGCTCAGACAATAACACACTGGTTCAGTATACGATTGGacaataataattttgttttgtcttaaacTGTTTTATCACATGCTAGTGTTTTATGCCCTAAGGTTTATTGCCTACATATGATTATTCAAACATTTCTATAATATATGTTATTTCCGTTGTGTTTCTGTCATAGGAACAAAAGAGTCTTTCTGTTGCCATCCTCACAGTGAAGCATTCTCGTCTTCATGACATTGCCTTGTCCTGAGGCAGGTTCCTGCTGTATTCTACTGCCAGCAGTGATGTTCATGTATTAAGATGCTAAGACTCTATTCAGAATACGTGGTAGCATAGAATAAAGCTttacaaataaatggaatcatgttatatgaaaattacaaaataccaCAGGTCTACAATCAATAGTTGTGAAATCAAAATCAAATACAGATCTGGTTTATTATATGCTTGCAACTAACTAGCTGTTTTCATGGCTGGTGATCAGTgcactcttttttgttttgtctttgaccATGCATCAAAGTTCATGGAATCTTagatcctggaccagggattgaacctggaccctctgaagtggaaggcagagtcttaatcatttaagcacctgggaagttcctcgaACCACTGTCTTGAGTAGCCCAATGGGATTCAGTCCTCACTCTGCATTAAGAAGCAGATTTGACAAATACTTAACCTGTCTGGGTATAGGTTACACTCCTCTGTATAACCAAGATCCCTTCAGTTCCTGGCTAATAAATttgtgaagaagaagaagaagtgatCACATGAGTATCTCCAGTGATTAACTTTACATATTAGTTCTCTTTAAATGTTATACATGGAACCCTTTAAAGGCTGCTGGTAACAGAAAACACAAGAAGCAAATATTTCCAAGTGGGAACTATTGTTAAGTGGAGAATATTGGATTAGAGTTGACACTATGCATGTAGCCCACGCCTCATATTCCCACGCAGGACATTCTAACTCACAAGTACCAGTGACTGTGAACTGAGAGGATGGCCAGCAGCTTTTTCATAATAGGCATGATCATCTTAACACAGACCGTGATTGGAATCCTGGGGAATTTATCACTCCTTTGCAGTTATATCATCCTTCATGTCATGGGTAACAGGTTAAGGTCCACAGATTTGATCCTTAAGCACCTGATTGTAGCCAACTCCTTGGTCCTCCTCTGTAAAGGGGTCCCCCAGACAATGACAGTGTTTGGGTGGAAGCATATCCGTAGTGATTTTGGCTGcaaacttctcttctttctgcacagagtggggaggggagtgtcCATCGGTAGCATCTGCCTCTTGAGTGTCTTTCAGGTGATCACAATCAGTCCCTGGAACTCCAGGTGGGCAGTGCTGAAAGTAACAGCTCCCAAGTATGtggttctctctcttttcctgtgtTGGATCCTGCAAATGTTGGTAAATGtaatttttcctttccatatAACTGGCAAATTGAGTGACAAAAACATcacaaaggaaaaagattttGGCTACTGTTCTTCTATTCTCACTGACAAAACCAAAGACGCCTTGTATGCAGCATTGCTATCACTCCCTGATGTTTTATGTTTGGGGCTCACACTCTGGGCCAGCAGCTCCATGGTTCTCATCCTGTACAAACATAAGCAGCAAGTCCAGCACATTCGTAGGACCGACGCCTCCTCCAGGTCCTCCCCTGAGTCCAGAGCTACTAAAACCATCCTTCTCCTGGGGAGCACCTTTGTCTACTTTTATATTGTTTCCTCCATCTTTCAAGTACTTTTGGCTCTTTTTGATCAACCCAGCCGTTTCCTTGTGGACATCTCTGTAATCATTGCAGCGTGCTTCCCTACTGTCAGCCCCTTTCTGCTCATGAGCCATTACTCCAGTGTACAAAGGCTCTACTTTGCCTGGATAAGGAATGCAAAGTCCTTACTATTATGAGAAAagtgtgaattttatttatttctataatgaGCCATTGCCAGTTCATTTATTCACCCTCAGAATCCTAATTTAAATTTTGAATCTCAATATTATACCAGACATGCCAAGCATCTTCTTCAATATAAGACCAATTGAAATATATTGTCATGAAATGTGAATATATCAATTAAGTTTTCTTGTAGAAAAGGAGTTCAGATTTATGCAATAAACAACAGGTCTTAAAATAATCTGCATATTATGAAGTGTTAAAATGTGGTACTTTCAGTCTAACAAAACGAATTTCCCAGAAATGAAGTAGGTATGGAATTATAGATAAAAGTATACATGAAGATGGATCAGTGTGTACAGTagtcagaaataaaatggaagaaattaatgtCCTCACAGAGTAAAGAATACCCTGGTTAGCACTCGAAGGTAAAATCAGGTAAGAGTTTGGGAGCCAGTTACAAGTTTATAGTTAACATTGTTAAGGGAAATGGCAGTATTTATTAGTCATGCAGGGAGATtagcacattaaaatattttcatgtagaAATGAGCAGTTTGAAGTGAAGGACAATAAAAAACACAccgaaagaaaaatatatttcagcagatttaaaaaactgaaatatatttgacatataacattgtgtaaatttaaagtGTAAGATTTGGTAATTCGTTACACATAAATATTGTAATATGactacaattcagttcagttcagttcagtcgctcagttgtgtccaactctttgagactccatgaattgcagcacaccaggcctccctgttcatcaccaactcccggagttcagcacgccaggcctccctgtccatcacctactcctggagttcactcaaactcacatccatcaagtcggtgatgccatccagccatctcatcctctgtcgtccccttttcctcctgcctctaatccctcccagcatcagagtcttttccaatgagtcaactctttgaatgagatggccaaagtactggagtttcaccttcagtatcattccttccaaagaacacccaggactgatctcctttagaatggactggttggatctccttgcagtccaagggactctcaagagtcttctccaacaccatagttcaaaagcatcaattctttggcgctcagctttcttcacagtccaactctcaaatccatacatgaccactggaaaaaccatagccttgactagacggacctttgttggcaaagtaatgtctctgcttttgaatatgctatctaggttggtcataactttccttccaaggagtaagtgtcttttaatgtcatggctgcaatcaccatctgcagtgattttggagcccaaaaaattaaagtctaacactgtttgcactgtttccccatctatttcccatgaagtgatgggactggatgccatgatcttcgttttctgaatgttgagctgtaagccaactttttcactctcctctttcactttcatcaagaggctttttagttcctcttcactttctgccataagggtggtgtcatctgcatatctgaggttattgatatttctcccagcaatcttgattccagcttgtgcttcttccagtccagcgtttctcgtgatgtactgtgcatataagttaaacaagcagggtgacaatatacagccttgacgtactccttttcccattagTGCTCCTCAAATCTGTCACATCGTTAAATCTGAGAAATGTCTGACTAATTGTCTTGGCAAAGAGGAGCCTAGAGAGAGGTGACTACAACGTGAGATTTGGTATTTGGATCAgttcttggaaaagaaaatggatataaaggaaaaattgagaaaatcCAAATAAAGTGTTGACTTTAGTTAACACAACTTCATCACTATTGGTTTGTTAATTATGGCAACTTTGTACACCGAATAGAGGatttacacatgtatacctgtggcggattaatttcgatatttggcaaaactaatacaattttgtaaagtttaaaaataaaataaaattaaaaaaaaaagagtcaatgcATTGAGTGTGGGATACATGCGAACTCTGTAGAGTTTTGCCATTCTTGTAAATAAAAAGTTGTTCTAAAATAAAATCCTTCTAAAGAACATGACTAGAATTCCCAATACATAATTGAGGTAACTGCACAGTCTTTTTTCCTGAGCCTTCCCTTGGAATAAATACCAAGAGGGTAAGAGTCCCTGCTTGATTTTCAGCAATCTCAGCTAAAGGGTGGGAGGAGGTAAGGGTCTCCTTCAGAGCACACATAGAAGCCTTGGGTCCTTTATATGGTGCTTGAATGGGCTATTCTAATCCCTGAGATCAACCTTTTCACTCACCTCTTAGTCTAGCAACATTAGGAGCATACAGCCAATGTTAATACATTCATTAGTTTCTcccaaatgttaaaaaatattgtaaagagAGTCACCCAGATACTTACTTCTTCTAACAGGCAGATGTGTTGGGAGTCTGTACTGCAGAATCAGGACATGGACTATCTGTGTTCTCTTTACTGCTGGAAATAAGCTCATTAGTGTCTTTACTTCTAATTAGATTAGAAATCCATTTTCCAAAAACAGGAACTGATGAAAAACTCTCCGTTAAATTCCATTTCCCTAGAATTACTCCTCATAACAATGGAATCATGGCATTATTTGAAATtcacagtccaggttcgatgcacgatactggatgcttggggctggtgcactgggacgacccagagggatggtatggggagggaggagggaggagggttcaggatggggaacacatgtatacctgtggtggattcattttgatatttggcaaaactaatacaattatgtaaagtttaaaaataaaataaaatttaaaaaaataataaaaaaaaggaaatcttgtaTATTGTACATTGTAattgtatattgtatattatatacatttcccagctggctcaatgggaaagaatctgcctggcagtgcaggagctgcaggagatgggggtttgatccctgggtcaaggaagatcccctggagaaggaaacagcaatccacttcagtattcttgcagcATTTCTCCCATGGACAGATTGGCATATGCAGCAATAAGAATGAGTGCTATACAACTTTATGCTTATCTTAAATTCACAAACAACATAAGGAATATAAGAAGGGTAACACTTAACTGTAaatgcacttcttttttttttaagattttttggatatgaaccatttttaaagtctctatagAATATGTTACAGTAtcccttctgttttatgttttgatttagGCAGCAAAattttagctctctgaccagggatcaaacctgtacacCCTACGTtgaaagtcttaaccactggaccaccaggaaagtcctaggtcgtcttctttttttttttcctgatcccCCCCAGTAGAGGCTTATCAGTTTTGTGcatcttttcaaaaaaacagCTCTTGCTTTCATTGACTTGTCCTATTGGTCTTTTGATGtctgattttaagattttctcttttatctaTATCACTCCCACTCTTTTCTATCTTTGACATTATGTgtagttctttttctaatttctttagtTGGTAGGTTAGATtgtttacttgagatttttcttgcttcttgagatAGGCTTTTATCCATATCAATTTCCctctagaactgcttttgctgtgttttatagattttgaaattttctgtttttatttttatttgcttcaaggtaattcctcattttcttttgatttcacaTAGACCTATTGGTTATTAATAGCCTGTTGTTTagtgcccaggtttgatcctctTGAATTAAGTAATTGTCAAAATCACTGAGCCATCATATCtaggtgattttattttatgacaTATTCTTTTCAACCCCTATCccttttttttactgtttatatGTTCCACATCCGGTTTTTGTCACAGAGGTTTatgataataaattatattttcctaCAAGATTTTCATAATAATTGGCATCGAGTTATGAAAATGAGTCTAAATTGATTTGATTTGTGCCAGTGGTCCATATAATGAGTTTCTAATCATATTCCTCCTATTCCTTTTGTCTCTTTGAATGTACTTTCCAGGTATTTTGTCTCATTCCATTTTTCTACCAGTACTTTTGTTGATGatttggtccagtggttgaagGTGAGGAAAGTACTAGTTTCAGAGCAGAGACACATCACAAGGAAGTGAAGAATCCAGAGGGACATACATGGCTTATGTCAGTCCCTAACGTGTGGGATTTCAGCATTTCCTGCTTTCCTCCTTGTGAGACCCAGTCATCTTCAGggatcatgaaaaaagaaatgcctCTCAAATATATCCAGTTGTCTCCTAGGGTGCCAACTAGAAACTTGTAATTGCTTCCAGTAATTAACAACTGAGAGAAAAGTTTTCAGAAATGTTCTTGGCTCCCAAGGCTGCACTCCCATCGCTGCTGGTGGTGAAATGATAATTGCAGCTttgatgggaggggaggggagggcacagCATCTCAAACCTACATATCAGGGACCAACTGCCTGCCTCCCCCACACGAACTGGGTATAATGACCATCAGGGAGCCCACTCTCCTGGCAGCAGGAAGGTGTCAGGTAAGGGTGCTCTATTTCAGCCTGAGAGGGCAGGGTCTGTGAAAAAGAGGCAGATCAAGATGCTGAGTGATCATATCAGAAAGGGGCAGTCTTCTGTGTAGTCACTGGATTCAGTGCCAACACTATGCATAAGGTAGTAAAATCCTGAATCATGAGCCGAGATGGCAAAGAGAGATGGGGTCCTCACCCTAAACCAATCCCTGCTGGCTCCTCCTGAagtttaatttaatcctcactgaCAGTGGCTGTTGTGACTTAGTCCAAGTGATAACAAAACCTGATTTTTTTGAGGTGTTTAAAAATGTAGATATAAAATCAATTTTCTCTTGAGTCTGCCCCAGGGGAATCAGGATGACTAGAGGGGCCACAAGAATAACTCCAGGGTGGTAATAAACAGTATGATGAGTCTGCAAAAATCATGTAATCCTACACAGAAAGTGAATGCAACTGGAAATGGCTTGAAGGGAAATGTTTTCTCTGACTCTGGATATTAATGGAGACAGTAATTGTGTCCTCACTGAAAACATCCGGAGTCCATTGATTATGGTGAGGCTGTCTTCACTCTTCATGTTATGAAATAAGCAGTTAAGGAAACTTCACATAATGCTGAGTTTCAGGCCGCAGCTCTCA from Bubalus bubalis isolate 160015118507 breed Murrah chromosome 18, NDDB_SH_1, whole genome shotgun sequence harbors:
- the LOC102400904 gene encoding vomeronasal type-1 receptor 4-like, translating into MASSFFIIGMIILTQTVIGILGNLSLLCSYIILHVMGNRLRSTDLILKHLIVANSLVLLCKGVPQTMTVFGWKHIRSDFGCKLLFFLHRVGRGVSIGSICLLSVFQVITISPWNSRWAVLKVTAPKYVVLSLFLCWILQMLVNVIFPFHITGKLSDKNITKEKDFGYCSSILTDKTKDALYAALLSLPDVLCLGLTLWASSSMVLILYKHKQQVQHIRRTDASSRSSPESRATKTILLLGSTFVYFYIVSSIFQVLLALFDQPSRFLVDISVIIAACFPTVSPFLLMSHYSSVQRLYFAWIRNAKSLLL